In a genomic window of Paracoccaceae bacterium:
- a CDS encoding ABC transporter ATP-binding protein produces the protein MKMLEVTGLNVWFGAHRDRVDAVKGATFDVAQGESFGLVGESGSGKSTILRAITGLAPDWSGEITVEDTAIGKTRPKSFFKTVQMVFQDPYASLHPRHSVDQVLGETLHLHGFRDIDARVVKLLEDVGLGQKFRFRYPHQLSGGQRQRVAIARALAPEPDLLLLDEPTSALDVSVQAEILNLLADLRADKGLTYLMVSHDLSVIGHMCDRLAVMKDGEIVEIMDVAALRQMEAKHTYSQQLLQASL, from the coding sequence ATGAAAATGCTGGAAGTCACGGGGTTGAACGTCTGGTTTGGGGCCCACCGCGATCGCGTGGATGCGGTAAAGGGTGCCACATTTGATGTGGCGCAGGGCGAGAGTTTTGGACTGGTGGGTGAAAGCGGGTCTGGCAAGTCAACGATCCTGCGCGCCATCACTGGACTCGCGCCAGATTGGTCGGGCGAGATTACGGTCGAAGACACCGCAATTGGAAAGACGCGCCCCAAATCGTTTTTCAAAACCGTTCAGATGGTGTTTCAGGACCCCTACGCCTCGCTCCATCCACGCCATTCCGTGGATCAGGTCCTTGGAGAAACTCTGCATTTACATGGGTTTCGTGACATCGACGCGAGAGTAGTTAAGTTGCTGGAAGATGTAGGCCTTGGGCAAAAATTCCGTTTCAGGTATCCGCATCAACTCTCAGGAGGGCAACGCCAACGGGTTGCAATTGCGCGGGCGCTTGCGCCAGAACCTGATTTGTTGTTGCTGGATGAGCCAACATCAGCTTTGGATGTTTCAGTACAAGCTGAAATTCTGAACCTTCTGGCGGATCTGCGGGCCGACAAGGGATTGACCTATTTGATGGTGTCGCACGATCTGTCGGTCATAGGGCATATGTGTGATCGCCTCGCCGTCATGAAAGATGGCGAAATTGTTGAAATCATGGATGTAGCAGCATTGCGCCAAATGGAAGCCAAACACACCTATTCACAGCAGTTGTTGCAAGCTTCCTTGTAA